One Eubacteriales bacterium mix99 genomic window carries:
- the xseB gene encoding exodeoxyribonuclease VII small subunit, with the protein MEKEEKEKQTISFEEAVKELESVVNTLEAGEVSLEESLKLFQRGIFLTNLCNKKLTEAEGVVKILYREDTGELREMPFGEEEEKELGE; encoded by the coding sequence ATGGAAAAAGAGGAGAAAGAGAAGCAAACCATTTCTTTTGAAGAAGCGGTAAAGGAATTGGAGTCCGTCGTAAATACACTGGAAGCCGGTGAGGTTTCCCTGGAAGAGTCCCTGAAGCTGTTTCAGAGAGGCATTTTCCTGACAAATCTTTGCAATAAAAAGCTGACGGAAGCAGAAGGCGTTGTAAAAATTTTGTACCGTGAGGATACCGGGGAGCTGCGGGAAATGCCTTTCGGGGAAGAGGAAGAAAAGGAGCTGGGGGAATAA
- a CDS encoding polyprenyl synthetase family protein, with protein MDFQSVYRQKVQSVNLALEQLLKEYRDCPPAIHNAMKYSLMAGGKRLRPVLFLEAYELTCRYQHKEPETALVEPMACALEMIHTYSLIHDDLPAMDNDDYRRGKRTNHKVFGEAMAILAGDGLLNLAYEVMLDHMPKDGIKHPGYPKAMSVLAHSAGIFGMIGGQVVDMQSENMDCNRSDDTLLDYIHTHKTEALITGSLKAGALAADGDEFVTNTVVAYGKAYGMAFQITDDILDVTGDPSVLGKLPGSDEKQGKLTYPARFGLELSGEMAKKYVEQAVSTMNGFGSEGEFLRQLAFSVRNRNQ; from the coding sequence ATGGACTTTCAGAGCGTTTATCGTCAAAAGGTACAGTCTGTCAACCTTGCCCTGGAGCAATTGCTGAAGGAATACCGGGATTGTCCGCCGGCCATTCATAACGCAATGAAATACAGCCTGATGGCAGGCGGAAAACGATTGCGTCCTGTTTTATTCCTGGAAGCCTATGAGCTGACATGCCGATATCAACATAAGGAGCCGGAAACGGCTTTGGTAGAGCCTATGGCATGTGCGTTGGAAATGATTCATACCTATTCTCTGATCCATGACGATTTACCGGCTATGGATAACGACGATTACCGAAGGGGAAAGCGGACCAATCACAAGGTTTTTGGCGAAGCAATGGCCATTTTGGCAGGAGACGGCCTTCTGAATCTTGCCTACGAAGTGATGCTGGATCATATGCCAAAAGACGGAATAAAACACCCCGGTTATCCGAAAGCCATGTCCGTCCTTGCCCATTCTGCAGGTATTTTCGGCATGATCGGGGGTCAGGTTGTCGATATGCAAAGTGAGAATATGGATTGCAACCGGTCGGACGACACCTTACTGGATTATATCCATACCCATAAAACGGAGGCCTTAATTACCGGCTCCCTGAAAGCCGGTGCTTTGGCTGCGGATGGGGATGAATTTGTGACTAATACGGTTGTCGCTTATGGAAAGGCCTATGGAATGGCGTTTCAGATTACGGACGATATTCTGGATGTGACTGGGGATCCGTCGGTTTTGGGCAAGCTTCCCGGCAGCGATGAAAAGCAGGGAAAACTGACTTATCCGGCCCGATTCGGTCTTGAACTCTCCGGGGAAATGGCAAAGAAGTATGTGGAGCAGGCGGTCTCCACGATGAATGGGTTCGGATCCGAAGGGGAATTTTTAAGACAACTTGCCTTTTCCGTCCGGAACAGGAATCAATAA
- the xseA gene encoding exodeoxyribonuclease VII large subunit, which produces MSHVILSVHQLNEYVRILLARDPLLRQVRVRGEISNCRYPSSGHIYFTLKDDQDRIRCVLFRQNAIHLNFMPADGMRIVAEGTVSLYSRDGQYQLYVEEMEREGLGDLHLAFEAMKNRLQKEGLFDPAGKKPLPLMPKKIAVITSHTGAAVRDILRVLRHRSRTVDILILPVAVQGAKAGGQIASAIAYANTRKDIDLIITGRGGGSIEELWAFNEEEVARAIFHSELPVISAVGHETDFTISDFVADVRAATPSNAAEMAVSETSRLLSVTEGLKKRLIDAMTRLLLNKRHQLDMLRSHYVFRTPRMLLDRQSQHVDLLSQRLTAAMQSDLHGKKEEMGKIVSSLNALSPLNVLSRGYAAVLPEKGTVPFRSVREVKVPDRLKLLMRDGRIFVTVEEIRPDKGEPWTSGQSRKG; this is translated from the coding sequence ATGAGCCATGTCATTCTTTCCGTCCATCAGCTGAATGAATATGTAAGGATTCTTCTGGCAAGGGATCCCTTGCTGCGTCAGGTAAGGGTAAGAGGAGAGATTTCCAATTGCAGGTATCCTTCTTCCGGTCATATCTATTTTACATTAAAGGATGACCAGGACAGGATACGATGCGTACTGTTCCGCCAAAACGCCATTCATCTGAATTTCATGCCGGCGGACGGTATGCGGATTGTTGCAGAAGGGACGGTTTCCCTGTACAGCAGGGACGGACAGTATCAGCTTTATGTGGAGGAAATGGAACGGGAGGGCCTGGGAGATCTTCATCTTGCCTTTGAGGCAATGAAAAACAGACTTCAGAAGGAAGGATTGTTTGACCCTGCAGGGAAAAAGCCTCTTCCCCTGATGCCGAAGAAAATTGCAGTCATCACTTCCCATACGGGAGCGGCTGTACGGGATATCCTCCGTGTTCTGCGGCACCGGAGCCGAACGGTGGATATCCTGATTCTTCCCGTTGCCGTTCAGGGAGCAAAAGCAGGCGGGCAGATTGCCAGCGCCATTGCCTATGCAAATACCAGGAAGGATATTGATCTGATCATTACCGGACGAGGGGGAGGTTCCATAGAAGAATTGTGGGCCTTCAACGAGGAAGAGGTGGCCCGGGCCATCTTTCACTCGGAACTACCAGTTATTTCTGCTGTTGGACATGAAACGGACTTTACCATATCGGATTTTGTGGCGGATGTACGGGCAGCCACCCCATCAAATGCTGCGGAGATGGCTGTATCGGAAACATCCCGCCTTCTTTCTGTAACGGAAGGACTGAAAAAGCGTCTGATCGATGCCATGACGCGCCTTCTGTTGAATAAGCGGCATCAGCTGGATATGCTGAGAAGCCATTATGTATTCCGAACACCACGGATGCTCCTGGACCGGCAGAGCCAGCATGTGGACCTGCTGTCGCAAAGACTGACGGCTGCTATGCAATCCGATTTGCATGGAAAGAAGGAGGAGATGGGTAAAATTGTGTCTTCCCTGAATGCCTTGAGTCCGTTGAATGTGCTGTCCAGAGGATATGCCGCGGTGCTTCCGGAAAAGGGGACGGTACCGTTCCGTTCTGTCCGGGAGGTAAAGGTTCCGGATCGGTTGAAACTTCTTATGCGGGACGGCAGGATTTTTGTTACGGTGGAGGAGATACGACCGGATAAAGGCGAGCCATGGACTTCAGGGCAGAGCAGGAAGGGGTAA